A single window of Coffea eugenioides isolate CCC68of chromosome 7, Ceug_1.0, whole genome shotgun sequence DNA harbors:
- the LOC113777707 gene encoding uncharacterized protein LOC113777707, whose amino-acid sequence MAPLQDSSPKKVLVLCLALVFVSSVSICAYSTEVQAEKNELFFGRRRMLELQDEDEQPIIKKKSSATTATTTTLLSTKGKNQTKLAKATTSSSSKNQTKLIKTGSVAAKNQTKLLEFPSESTKKSNKTMLIKPVSDSSTLGEKNPTIKIPVKKLNSTSSKSSNSTKTSTFFSKKSSDLTTTSSSKNKTAKATTTTSKDSKTLLDKNLSNEPKSKSKTTTTSDTEKPSGTKPKSDKSPKQTLPRWIDQDDDDDLVSGFRDLPSKFQETLIPDLERISKTSKVYLNKANKEITRGFKPIVGNKYAPTIASFTSFAFLLIPLILVSLIFNKFKAYFSLQKILIFIQIYMSIYFSILCLSSLVTGLEPLRFFYATSQSTYVCLQVLQTLGYVLYLLLLLMYLILVFSTETGLATKLLGLGQTFVGFAIGLHYYMMVFHRAVLHQPPKTTWKVHAVYATCFLLICLLTRADRRKKAYLEGGAEGKLS is encoded by the coding sequence ATGGCTCCACTACAAGATTCCAGTCCCAAAAAGGTACTTGTACTTTGTCTTGCCTTGGTTTTTGTGAGTTCAGTATCCATTTGTGCCTATAGTACTGAAGTACAAGCAGAGAAAAATGAGTTGTTCTTTGGGAGGAGAAGAATGCTTGAGCTACAAGATGAAGATGAGCAGCCAATTATCAAGAAGAAAAGCTCTGCAACAACAGCAACTACTACTACTCTGTTGTCCACCAAAGGTAAAAACCAGACCAAATTAGCCAAGGCTACCACAAGCAGCTCATCCAAGAACCAAACCAAGCTCATCAAAACTGGCTCTGTTGCTGCCAAAAACCAGACCAAGCTCCTTGAATTCCCATCTGAATCAACCAAGAAGAGCAACAAGACCATGCTCATCAAGCCTGTATCAGATTCTTCTACTCTTGGAGAAAAAAATCCCACCATCAAAATCCCAGTCAAGAAGCTCAACTCCACTTCTTCAAAATcctcaaattcaaccaaaaccagcACATTTTTTTCCAAGAAATCCTCAGATCTAACCACAACAAGCTCATCCAAGAATAAAACAGCTAAAGCCACAACTACTACCTCAAAAGATTCCAAAACCCTCTTGGATAAGAATCTCAGCAATGAGCCCAAGTCCAAATCCAAGACCACCACCACTTCAGATACAGAAAAGCCTTCAGGCACAAAACCCAAGTCAGACAAGTCACCAAAACAAACCTTACCAAGGTGGATTGAtcaagatgatgatgatgacttGGTTTCTGGATTCAGAGATTTACCATCCAAATTTCAGGAAACATTGATACCAGATTTGGAGAGGATATCCAAAACCTCCAAAGTTTACTTGAACAAAGCCAATAAAGAAATCACTAGAGGGTTCAAACCAATAGTTGGTAACAAATATGCGCCAACTATAGCTTCATTTACCTCATTTGCCTTCCTTCTGATCCCTCTAATTCTTGTCTCTCtcattttcaacaaattcaaagcctatttttctcttcaaaaaattttaattttcatccaaatttaTATGTCCATATACTTCTCAATTTTGTGCCTCTCTTCATTGGTCACTGGCCTTGAACCGTTGAGGTTTTTCTATGCCACTTCCCAGTCCACCTATGTGTGTTTACAGGTGCTTCAAACACTTGGTTATGTGTTGTACCTGCTGCTGCTTTTGATGTACTTGATCTTAGTTTTCTCTACTGAGACTGGGCTGGCTACAAAGCTGTTGGGCTTGGGTCAAACTTTCGTCGGCTTTGCCATTGGGCTGCATTATTACATGATGGTGTTTCACAGGGCTGTGCTGCATCAGCCGCCCAAGACTACTTGGAAGGTCCATGCAGTTTACGCCACGTGTTTTCTCCTGATTTGTCTGTTAACTAGGGCTGATCGGAGGAAGAAAGCTTACTTAGAAGGTGGGGCAGAGGGAAAGTTGAGTTAA